Within the uncultured Cohaesibacter sp. genome, the region GGCGCGCATCTTCATTTCTCAATCTACCCACAAGGTGGGTCGCAGTTTCTTTCTGGATGGCTGGTTGTAAGAATAGGTTTTGGCTTCAAGAGCATTTCGAACTTTCGTATAGAATATTAGTATGATAATGAGCGTTAAAAATCATACTATGGAGTTTTAGATGCGCCGTTCCACATTGCTCGTCACCGTTTGTGCCACTCTTTTGTCTGCGACAATGGTCAATGCAGCTCCACCGCCGCTCGTCTTGGCTGTGGGTGGGGAACCGGAAGGCGGATTTGATCCGATCATGGGCTGGGGGCGCTATGGCAATCCGCTGTTTCAGGCAACCCTGTTGCGCCGCGATGCTGACCTTGAGATGAAGGGCGATCTCGCAACCGACTGGTCCTTGTCCGATGATCGCCTCGTCTGGACTGTTTCACTGCGTCAGGACGCCAAATTCTCCGATGGCACACCGCTAACCGCAGACGATGTTGCCTTCACTTTCAACAAAGCCAGAGATGCGGGCGGTCTGACGGATATGAAGATCCTCAAGGAAGCACGCGCAATATCTCCCTATAAGGTCGAGCTGGAACTCAACAAACCGCAGATCACTTTCACCTCGCATCTGGTGGCACTGGGTATTGTGCCCAAAGGCAGCTATGGCGATGACTATGCACGTCATCCGGTTGGAGCGGGACCGTTTAAAATGGTTGAATGGCGCGAAGGGGAACAGCTGATCGTTGAGCCCAATCCCTATTGGTATGGCGAAAAGATTTCCTTCCCGCGCGTAACCTTTGTTTTCGGCGAAGAGGCCGTTGCGCTCAATCTGGCGCGATCCGGAGCCGCGCATCTGGTCACGGTTCCACCCACTGACGCAGAACAGGTGCCTAGTGGCATGCATGTCCAATTTGTCGATACGGTCGACAACCGCGGCATCACCTTCCCCATGCTTCCTGCCGGTACAAAGACCGAAAATGGCGCACCGATTGGCAACGACGTGACATCCGATCGGGCCATCCGTATCGCCATCAATCAGGGCATGGACAGGAAGGCTCTGGTCGCGCTGGCGCTCAATGGGCATGGAACGCCTGCCTATGGCCCGGTGGACGGTCTTCCTTGGGACAATCCCGATGCCCGCATTGAAGGCGGTGACATCGAGCAGGCGAAAGCCACTCTGGATGCCGCTGGCTGGCATGATGAGGATGGTGATGGCGTCCGGGAAAAGGACGGTCTGGAAGCCCGCTTCCCACTCATCTATCCGGCATCGGATTCCCTGCGTCAGGCCTTGGCGCTGGGAGCGGCAGACCAGATGCGCGCGCTTGGTATCATCGCCGAACCACGGGGCCTGAGCTGGGATGCAATCGGCAAGGAAATGCACGCAAGCCCGGTGCTCTTTGGCTGGGGTGCGCATGATCCTTCAGAGATCTACTCACTCTATCATGGCAGCAATGCCGGGGTTGAGTATTACAACACGGGCTTCTATCACAATGCCAGCGTTGATGCCCATCTGGATGCTGCCCAGTCTGCCGCCAGCTTCGAAGCGTCCCTTCCCGAGTGGAAAGCGGCCCAGTGGGATGGCAAGACCGGTTTCAGTGCAAAGGGCGATGCACCCTGGGCATGGATGGTGAATATCGACCATGCATACTGGATCAGCGACTGCCTTGATATTGGCCCTGTCCAGATTGAACCCCATGGCCATGGTTATCCAATCACTCAAGGGCTGCCGTCCTGGAAATGGACCTGTGAATGAGCCGATATCAGTGGCTTTTGAATTTGCTGCGCGAACGTGTCATTCGTCTCATATGGCTACTGCCATTGGCGATGGTAGGCCTGTTCACGCTCATCAGGCTTGCGCCGGTTGATCCGGTGCAGGCCTATGTGGGTGCGCGCGTGGCTCTGATCGGGCCGGAACAACGCACGGCGATTGCCAAGGCCTGGGGTCTTCATGATCCCGTGCCGGAACAGTTCCTGCGCTGGCTCTCCCATCTCCTGAAGGGCGATCTTGGCGACAGCATGCTCTTCAACGCGCCCGTTAGCGAGGTGATCATGGCCCGTTGGCCTGCGTCTCTGTCGTTGATCGGTGCCGCTTTTCTTTTTGCCTTCGTCATAGGTACCTCACTGGGGCTGATTGCAGCCGCTTCGAGAGGGCGCTGGCCTGACCGGATCATCCGTGCTGTTGCGGTAACGCTGGCGGTCAGCCCGAGCTTTTGGCTTGCGCTGATGCTGATTGCGCTATTCTCCGTGCAGCTTGGCTGGTTGCCCGCCTGCTGTTCCGCTTCCCCGGGGCTGACGATGGATGAGGTGACATTGGGCGACAGGCTGCGCCATCTGATCCTGCCTGCGATAACCGTGTCGATTGTTGGCATCGCCCCCCTGATCTTGCACACAAGAGCGCGGGCCACCGCTTTTCTGGAAGGGCCTGCGGCACGCCATCTCAAGTCACATGGTGCCCGCGATCTGCCTCTACTCGTTGGCCCGGGTCTGCGCCATGCGCTTGGTCCGGCGCTCACGATCCATCTGGCTGGTGCCGGCGAATTGATCGGCGGCTCTGTTCTGGCGGAAAGCATCTTTTCCTGGCCCGGTCTGGGCGAAGCAACGGTTCGTGCAGCAAAAGGGGCCGATGCGCCGCTTCTGATGGGCGTTGCTCTCGCAACGCTGGGGGTGGTGTTTGTTGGCAACATGTTGGCGGATATTTGCGCCCATCTGCTTGACCCCCGTTTGCGTGAGCTGCCCTCCGCTGAGCGAAAGAAGCGCTCACAAGCATGGCTGTTCAAGAGAACCGCCGACATTCCGAGCGAGGGGAAGCCATGACCGAGCTGATCGAAAAAACACGCCTTGCAGAACCGTTTGATGCAAGGGGGAGCAACCGCCTTGCCGGAACGCGCCGTCAGGCCGTCCTCAGTGGCCTCATCGCCTTGACGCTCGTCCTTGGCGTCTTTGCCTATTCCCTGATGGTCTCCTCTGATGATCTGCGGGTCGATCCTGCGGCGCGGATGCTTGCGCCCTCTCTGGAGCATCTGTTTGGTACCGATCTTCTGGGCAGGGACATGCTGCTGCGCACGCTTCTGGCGCTTGGCCAGTCCATTGGTATCGGGCTGTTCGCCGGGATCGTTTCAACGGCGCTCTCCGTCATTCTCGGCCTCCTTGCAAGCGTCAATCGCCTTGCGGACAGGATTGTCGGCGTCGCGACAGAGCTGTTTCTTGGCCTTCCTCATTTCGTGCTTCTGATGTTGGTTGCCTATGCGGCGGGTGGAGGCGTCAAAGGTGTCATTCTCGCTGTTGGCTTGACCCATTGGCCGCGTCTGGCACGCTTGTTGCGCCATGAGACCCAACGGGTGCTGGCGTCTGACTATGTGGCGGTTTCGCGCGGGCTCGGGCGTAGTCCGCTTTGGATCGCACGGCGGCATTTGCTGCCTCATCTCATCCCCCAGATCATAGCAGGCTTCGTGCTGATCTTTCCCCATGCCATCCTGCATGAGGCTGGCTTGTCCTTCCTTGGTCTGGGCGTGCCGCCGCATCTGCCGTCCATTGGCGTCATATTGTCTGAATCCCTAAGAGCGCTCGGCTCGGGCCTTTGGTGGCTTGCTTTCTTTCCCGGCCTCGGCCTGCTGCTTGTTGCCTTGTCCTTTGAGATATTCGGCGAGTCTTTGCGGCGTGTCTCTGATCCTGATGAAGGGGTGGCCTGATGCTGGTGGTGAAAAATCTGTCTGTTCATTTTCGGCAGCATCATGGTGCCCCGCTTTCCCCGATCCGGGATGTCTCCTTCAGTCTAAAGCGGGGCGGCGTCACCGGGCTGGTCGGCGGATCCGGTGCGGGCAAAAGCCTGATTGCCGAAGCACTTATTGGCAATCTGCCGCGCAATGCCGAAATCACAGGACACATGGCGTTTGACGGTGCCCCGCCAAAACCGGGCACCTTGGCCCTTGCCCCACAAGGCCGAGACTCGCTTGATCCCCTCTGCCCAGTTGGTCGACAGGTTGCCCGTTTTGCCAAGCTTGCCGGACGGCCCTGCGATGTGCCCGCACTGTTTGAGAGACTGGGCCTATCGCCCGAGAGCCTTGAGCACTCCCCCCATGCGCTTTCTGGCGGCATGGCCAAGCGCGTGCTGCTGGCAACAGCGCTTGCGACGGGTGCCGATTGCATCATCGCCGACGAGCCGACTGCAGGACTGGATGGGGAAGCCGCCGACCGCATCATGGCGCTTCTGGCATCTCTGGCGACAGGCGGCAAGGCGATCCTTGTGATCAGCCATGACCTTATGCGCCTGACCCAGATCGCAGATCAGATGGTGATCCTTGAAGAAGGACAGCAGGTGGACGTGACCTCGGCAGACGCTTTTCACGAAGGAAGATTGGCCCATCCCTTCACCAAGGCGCTGTGGCAGGCCCAGACATGGAACGGCTTTGCGATGGCAGCAGCTGAGGGAGGCGAAAATGCTGAAAGTTGACGGATTGATCCATCGATTTGGCGATGCCATGGTCCTTGATCATGTGGCGCTATCTGCGAACACGGATGAGCGGATCGGTATTGTTGGTCCGTCCGGTATCGGCAAGACGACGCTTGGGCGTATTTTGGCCGGACAGATCCGACCGGATGGGGGCCAGGTCTTGTGGAATGGCATGGATATCGCTGCTGTGAAGGGACCGTCGCCTGTACAATTGGCGCCGCAATCACCGGAACTTGCGGTCGATCCGCGTTGGACGGTTGCGGATATTCTCGCCAACGGCGGTGCCATTGATCCTGCGGTTCTTGATGGCTTTGGTATTCGAGCGAACTGGCGCACGCGACGGGCAAGGGAATTGTCTGGCGGCGAGCTTGCCCGCGTGTCTCTCGCCCGCCTCATCCTGCCGACAACGCACCTGCTCATCTGCGATGAGATCACCGCCCAGCTCGACGCCATTTCAGCGCGCCAGATCTGGCAGGCTCTCTTGTCGGTTACGCTAGAGCGGGATATCGGCCTCATCGTCATCAGTCATGATGAAAGATTGCAAAAGGCTGTCTCTACCCGGAGCTTCCGCCTTGAAGGCGGACAGCTCAAACACAACTCTCGACCACCATCCGGCGGGGCGCTCCAACAGGAAAACTCAGGGCTCGAAAAGACAAAGGATCATTGCACTCAAGACGATAAATCCCAAGCCAACTAGATCCGTTCAAGCCCGAGCTTGCCTTCTCTGGCCCAGATTTTCCTGAAGGCGGCCCAGCCATAATCTGGCAGGTTCAATTCGATAGGTTCATCGAACGCTCGCTCGATTTCCGCTATGCAGGCCCCTCTTCGGGAGACATTGAAAAGCGTGGTGACAAACTCTCCGTTTTTATCTCGCCCCTTCACTTGTTCGTTCAGGTCGGTTCTGGCTTCCGAGCGCTGTTCTGTTGCATCAAGAGATGCCTGAATAATGGCCGGAATTTCATCCCGCAATCTCTGGGCAGTCAAGGACATGTTGTTCGTTTTCTCGCTCATTGCATTGGAGAAAGCGAGCGTCTTTTGGGCGATCTGCGCCACCTCGGACATCCCGGTTGACATCATGCCAACCGACCGACCCGAGTCACTGACTATGCGCCCGAAACTCTCCGTCGTTGCGCGTTGCTCTTCCGTTGCCGATGCAACGATGGCGGCCATTTCGCTCAGGCCGCGCGTGCTCTGGATTAGCTGATCCATGGAGGATACGGCGGCATTTGTTTTCTGCTGGATGGCCACGACCTGCTCTGAAATCTGTTTGGTCGACTGGTTGGTCTGCTCGGCCAGATCCTTGACTTCGGCGGCAACAACTGCAAAGCCGCGCCCTGCTTCTCCTGCTCTTGCGGCTTCAATCGTTGCATTCAGCGCCAGAAGGTTGGTCTTTTCTGCAATGTCGCTGATCACAGAGACAAATTGGCCGATATTGTCGGCGGCTGTTGCCAGTTCCGAAATCGTCTCTTGCGAGGATGATGACAGCGACACGGCCTCGATGGTCAGTCTGTTGGATGTGTCCGTTTTCTCAGCAACTTCACTGATCGCGGTCAAAAGCTCCTCGGAAAGGCCCACAGCTTCCTTGGAACGTGAATGGGTTTCCTGCGCCTGGACGAGGATTTGCGCAACGCTGTTATTGGCCTGTTCAAGCGAGCCGCGCATGTCTATCGATTGGCTTTCCACTTCGCAGGCGCTTTCAGCGATCACATCAATCCCTTCTTCGGTCTTGTTTTTGACCTCTGTGGCCATCAGGGAGAGAATTTCCCGCCGTTCGGAGATGTTTTTACGCTCGGCTTGTTCTCGCTCGTCTTCCAGCTGCCGCATACGGATGAGCCGTTCCTTGAACCGATCGAATGCGCGTGCCAGATCTCCGATCTCGTCATTCCCCTTGACCTTCACACTGGCTGTCAAATCATTTTCAGACAGATGCTCCAATGCGGTGACCACCTGTCGCAAGGGAAGTGTGACTGTCTTTCGCGTTATATAGCTGGCAATCAGAATTCCGAGTAACGTCGCGACAATGGCAACAATGATGAGGACATGTTCTGTCGTTGTTTCGTGCTCTTCTGCTGAGCGAGCCGCTTTCAGCGTGAAGCCTTCGATCCGTTGCAGGAGGTCGACCAATTCCCGGTTGAGCTTTTTTTCTTCAAGCTCAATCGTCTGCAACAGTTCCAGTGCCTTATCTGTCTCATTGCCATTTGAAAAGGCGATGATCTGGGCGGCATGTTCATCATAGGCTTGATGCTCGCGCTCAATTTGCTTAAGAGCGTTCACAACAAGTTGGATCTGCGCCCGTGTTTTCTCGTCAAAACTATGCTCGAGTGCCTTTTCGGCGATACGCTCTCCTTGTTGGATTTCCTCTCCAACAAGATCCGCGTAATCTTTGAATTTCAGCTCCGCAGCTTCTTTCTGTGTCGGAATGTCACCATCCGTCAAGCCATTCAAGCGTAAGACCCGTTCGAACATCACTGATTGTTCTAACTGATGTGTGGTAATTCGGCTGAGGACTTCTGTCAGCGGAATATCGGCCTCAGCGATCGTCTCGATCTCCTTGCCTATCTTCCCCAGCTGCATGACGCTGAAGAAAGACTGTGCCACGATAACTACACTTAAAACCAAAACTATGGTGATTACTTTGGCAGATACTGAATAACGCACGTTGCCCTCATATTATTTAGACGCCAAGAAGTAATAAACTATTACATGGGATAATTAACAATTTAATACCGTTGATTGTACTAATTTTGCATACGTAAATACAAAAAATGATTGTATATATTTTTGGAAAGTAATTTATACTATAATACTATTCAGGGGCGATGTAGTATTTCGAAAGAATGGCGACTTTCTGGGCTTGGCACTGCAATGCCTTTAGCGCGGAGAAAATCTCAAACGGGCGCCTTTAATTGCGCCTTTGGGCCGAATAGACCCGGAAACAAAACAGATGAATGTCATGGGCACGTCAAGGCTTTGCCTGAAAATGGTGTTGCAAATCTCTTCGCTGTTGCGTTAGCTTTTCTTTCCCAACAGCCCTTACCCTTCAAGCGCATGCACCATGCCTAATTTTATTTCCATATCCGACGCGACCAAGCGTTTGGCGACAGCCGAGCGGGTTCTTGTCATCGGGTGTTCTGCGGCTGGCAAAAGCACGATCTCACTCAAGATCGCCGAGCATTTTAAGCTCGAATATCTGTCCCTTGACCGTGACGTAATTTGGCTTCCTGAATGGACAATGCGCAAGCAGAGCGATCAGAGAGAAATCTTGAAAAAACTAGTCAGCCGTAAACGCTGGGTTATGGATGGAAACAGCCCCGCAACATTTGACATACGGGTGCCGCGGGCTGATTTGGTTATCTGGCTTCGTGTTCCTCGTCGCGTGTCTCTTATGGGCTTAGCGCGCCGCGTCCTTAAAAACTACGGTTCGGTAAGGAATGCCATGGCCGATGGCTGCCCTGAACGATTGCCCGACCGGGAATTCCTCACATATATATGGACCTTTGAACAAAAAATGGCCCCGCGCATTATCGATGCATTGAACCAGCATGGCCCGGATGTGCCTGTGGTTACTCCACGCAGCCGAAAAGAGGCCGAGTCATTGTTGGGCATCTAGATGGCGCCTAAGGCAGAAACAGTGTTGAATATTCAACACAAATCCGGACACATGAATATATGCGCTTGGGTTTCAGCCGCACATCATGGCCAAGTTTTGTGAGCTTGCATGTCCAATAATCGTTCGAGCTGCAATCCACCATCCCGACCCGACAATGCCCAAGCCTTAGCTCCGACAGCGAGTTCAGAATGCGAGCCGTGAGAGTAGAATATGTTGAAGCTGATGATAGGGGAAATTGATCTGGACAAGAATAAAATGGTATTCTTTCAAAAATCGAATATTTTAAAATGTTGAATTTAGGAATTTTGAAGTGATACCAGCTTTTGATATTGATGCCATGCGGATGGTGATTGCAGGCATGGATCTGGCCAGTTTTGCCAGAGCGGCTGTGCAACTGGGTCGTTCGCAGTCTGCGGTCAGCATGCAGCTCAAGAAGCTTGAATATCAGGCAGGCACGCAATTATTCACGCGCAAGGGGAGGGGGCTGGTTCCAACTGCCGCAGGCGAAGCGTTTGTTGCCTATGCGCGCAGGATTGTGGCGCTCAACGATGAGGCCGCCCTTGCAATGGGGGTGGCGACGACGGCTGCTTCCGTGCGATTTGGTCTGCCTCAGGATTTCTTTGAGGATGTTATGCCCGCGACTCTCAGAACATTTGTTGAAGCGCATGACAAGGTGCATGTCGACGTTCGGGCGGGAGATAACCACACTATCGCCGATGAAGTCCGGTCTGGCCGTATTGATGCAGCGATCGCATTTTTCAAACCGGGCAGCTCTTCGGAAGGAGAAACATTATGCTCGCTTCCTATTCGTTGGCTGGTTCATTCAGATTGGATTGAAGAGAGCAGGGGGGATCCCTTGCCGTTGGTTCTCTTCAACCATCCCTGCCTCTTTCGTCAAGCGGCGTTGGCGGCTCTGGAAAAAGAAGGGATCCGTTGGCGCGCGGCATTGACAACCCCCAGTTTGCCCGGCGTGTGGGCAGGTCTTCGCTCTGGGTTGGGCATTGCAGCAAGGGCAGAGCATGGAGTGCCTGCGGACATGGTTATTCTGGGCAAAGCAGAAGGATTGCCTGAGTTGCCCGAGATAGAAGTCCGCTTGCTGCGTGCTCCGAATATATCCTCATATGCCGAAGCGCTTTCAGAGACTTTGCGTAAGGAGACTTTGAAAAGGCTTGCTTTGAAGGACGAGCACTGAAGCCTGCCTCTTTGGTTCCTGCGTGGGTCCTGTCGGAATCCGCTACGTCAATAGTTAAAAAATTTTGAAGTCATAGTTCTGAAAAATTCGATTTTGGAAAGTATCTTCTAGCGCTAATTTGTCTTGGAAACATAGCGTAGGGGGGAAGAGACATGGCGAAACAAGGTGGCGTTGGATTTATCGGGCTTGGAACCATGGGCAAGCCCATGGCTCTCAATCTGATAAAAGCGGGAACAGACCTCATTGTCTGGAATCGGACAAGAGAGCGTTGTTTTGCGTTGGAGCAGGCAGGCGCTACGGTCGCGCTTACTGCCGACGAGCTTTTTACCCGATGTGAGATGATTATCCTGATGCTCGAAAATGACGGGGCAACAGATGCGGTTCTTGCTCGTCGTCAGCCTCAATTTACATCCAGAGTTTCAGGCAAGACCATCATTTCCATGAGCACGCTATCGGCGGACTATGCGCAAAGCCTGTCGGAGGATATTCGTGCCGCAGGAGGTCGCTATGTCGAAGCGCCAGTGTCCGGCTCCAGGAAGCCTGCGCAAGCCGGACAATTGGTGGGCCTGCTCGCCGGAGATGAAGCCGATCTGCAAAAGGTAAGGGCGCTTCTCGCTCCTATCTGCAAAGAGCTTTTTGATTGTGGGGCCGTTCCGGGCGCACTGCAGATGAAATTTGCAGTCAACAGCTTCCTCATTACGATGGTTACAGGGCTGGCGGAAGCGTGGAATTTTGCTTTGCAGCATCATTTGGACATGAGGCGCTTTGCAGAGATTCTGAACGCCGGCCCCATGGCAAGCGACGTATCGCGAACCAAGGTTGCCAAGCTGCTGGCAGGGGATTTCTCCCGGCAGGCCGGGATTGCGGATGTTTTCAAGAATAGCTGCCTCGTGGTTGAAGCGGCCCGGTCTGTCGGAATCCCTTCTCCACTGATGGACCGGTGCCTTGAGCTCTATCGAGAAACGGCATCAATGGATCTGGAAGAGGATGACATGGTGTCTGTTATTCGGGCAATCGAAGGATATGATCTGCCATAAGACAGCCAAACAGGGTTTGCAGATGTCAGGCACCCATCCTTTCAGCTTTCGGGTTGGTATCCGCTTTTCGCAAGTTTCGGGTCGATTGGGGCGGCTGAAACAAGTTCTATAGGGACCCATGACGTGAGGAGGTCCCGATGCTGCAAACCATTCCAGCTCTCATTCTGTTTCTCTTGCCTCTGGCCTACAGTCCCGGTCCCGGCAATATGTTTTTCGCGGCAAATGGAGCGCGATTTGGTTTCCGGTCGACTGTTCCGGCCAATGCCGGATATCATATTGCGACTTGGGCCGTAACCGCAGCAATCGGCTTGGGGTTCATCGTTGCTCTGGATGAGTATCCCACGCTCTTCGTTGCCCTGAAACTGGCAGGCTCTCTCTATGTGCTTTGGATCGCTTGGAAAATGTTCAAGTCCGGAACACTGGAACAGCAGGAAACCGCGCGGCCAGCATCATTCTGGGATGGGGTCGTCCTGCTTCTCCTCAATCCCAAAGCATATGTGATTATCGCGCTTATGTTTACGCAGTTTCTTGATCAGTCAAAAAGCGGATGGCTGTCTGAAGTCATTCTGATCACAACTATTTTCACCCTAAACAACTTGGTTGCATTTTCCCTCTGGGCATTGGCTGGGGATAGAATTGCCGATTATTTCAGAGCCCCTTCAAGTGCTCGCATATTGAACATCACCTTCAGCATAGCCTTGGCTATCGTCGCTGTCTGGATGGCTCTGCAATAACGGCTAAAGACAAAACGAAGCTCATTCAACAGCCTCTACAGCAATTAACACAACAAGAAAACACAGGGCCCCTTTCTCGTTTCGGTGAAATATCTGGCTTACCCGATGACCTTGAAAGCTGAATTTTATGCCCTGTCTTGTGTTTCAATTCAAAGAAGCATTTCTTTTTCCACATTGACGTTCAATTCCTGCTTGATATCGAAGCACCGTCAGACCACTATGTCGGCGATGGTTCTCTACAAGGGAAGACCTTGTCGAGATGAAAAGGGAACACGGTGAGGAGAAGCCAATAGGCGCCAAGTCCGTGACTGCCCCCGCAACTGTAAGCGGTTAGCGACCCGTCAGACCACTGAGCCAAACAGGCTCGGGAAGGGACGGCAAGCGAAGACCCGTGAAGTCAGGAGACCTGCCATCATGTCTTTTTTACTCAATCAGGCGGAGGGCCTGGGATGGATGGATATGATGCTTCACCACACATAATCGCACTTGAATTTTTGCGTTGATTTTCAATCCTTCGTGGTTTGGGACATGGCCGCGTGTATGCGCGTGCACCCTCACGCCTGCAATGCGTCATGACAGCTCTATCCGCCTGTCTGGCGTAATGAGGATTGCTGTCTTCTCTGATGCTCTGTCTCTTCCTGCGCCATCGCGCTGGGCCGCTTCCTTTTCATTGAGAGTTCGAGATTTTTTCCCTTCTGCCAACCAATGAGAGTCCAATGTACAAATTTGGCATTCTTGCCCCTTTGTTTTTCCTTACAAGTCTCACCCTTGCCCACGCTCATTCCGAACCGCGGACCGTTGCAGGCTGTTTCGGTGACTATACCTATTATGTGCCACCAGAACGCGTGATCAGCCTGGACCAACAGGCGACAGACCTGATGGTCGCTTTGGAACTTGAGGATCATCTTGTTGGTACAGCCCATGGTGATCCAATCGAGGCACCGTTGGGACAAGCTGTGTCTGAGACGGTCCCCATCCTCTCCGAGGGCTATCCGGGCCGCAAGGCGGTGCTCGCGCTGGAGCCGGATTTC harbors:
- a CDS encoding ABC transporter permease; protein product: MTELIEKTRLAEPFDARGSNRLAGTRRQAVLSGLIALTLVLGVFAYSLMVSSDDLRVDPAARMLAPSLEHLFGTDLLGRDMLLRTLLALGQSIGIGLFAGIVSTALSVILGLLASVNRLADRIVGVATELFLGLPHFVLLMLVAYAAGGGVKGVILAVGLTHWPRLARLLRHETQRVLASDYVAVSRGLGRSPLWIARRHLLPHLIPQIIAGFVLIFPHAILHEAGLSFLGLGVPPHLPSIGVILSESLRALGSGLWWLAFFPGLGLLLVALSFEIFGESLRRVSDPDEGVA
- a CDS encoding LysR substrate-binding domain-containing protein → MIPAFDIDAMRMVIAGMDLASFARAAVQLGRSQSAVSMQLKKLEYQAGTQLFTRKGRGLVPTAAGEAFVAYARRIVALNDEAALAMGVATTAASVRFGLPQDFFEDVMPATLRTFVEAHDKVHVDVRAGDNHTIADEVRSGRIDAAIAFFKPGSSSEGETLCSLPIRWLVHSDWIEESRGDPLPLVLFNHPCLFRQAALAALEKEGIRWRAALTTPSLPGVWAGLRSGLGIAARAEHGVPADMVILGKAEGLPELPEIEVRLLRAPNISSYAEALSETLRKETLKRLALKDEH
- a CDS encoding ABC transporter permease — protein: MSRYQWLLNLLRERVIRLIWLLPLAMVGLFTLIRLAPVDPVQAYVGARVALIGPEQRTAIAKAWGLHDPVPEQFLRWLSHLLKGDLGDSMLFNAPVSEVIMARWPASLSLIGAAFLFAFVIGTSLGLIAAASRGRWPDRIIRAVAVTLAVSPSFWLALMLIALFSVQLGWLPACCSASPGLTMDEVTLGDRLRHLILPAITVSIVGIAPLILHTRARATAFLEGPAARHLKSHGARDLPLLVGPGLRHALGPALTIHLAGAGELIGGSVLAESIFSWPGLGEATVRAAKGADAPLLMGVALATLGVVFVGNMLADICAHLLDPRLRELPSAERKKRSQAWLFKRTADIPSEGKP
- a CDS encoding methyl-accepting chemotaxis protein, whose amino-acid sequence is MAQSFFSVMQLGKIGKEIETIAEADIPLTEVLSRITTHQLEQSVMFERVLRLNGLTDGDIPTQKEAAELKFKDYADLVGEEIQQGERIAEKALEHSFDEKTRAQIQLVVNALKQIEREHQAYDEHAAQIIAFSNGNETDKALELLQTIELEEKKLNRELVDLLQRIEGFTLKAARSAEEHETTTEHVLIIVAIVATLLGILIASYITRKTVTLPLRQVVTALEHLSENDLTASVKVKGNDEIGDLARAFDRFKERLIRMRQLEDEREQAERKNISERREILSLMATEVKNKTEEGIDVIAESACEVESQSIDMRGSLEQANNSVAQILVQAQETHSRSKEAVGLSEELLTAISEVAEKTDTSNRLTIEAVSLSSSSQETISELATAADNIGQFVSVISDIAEKTNLLALNATIEAARAGEAGRGFAVVAAEVKDLAEQTNQSTKQISEQVVAIQQKTNAAVSSMDQLIQSTRGLSEMAAIVASATEEQRATTESFGRIVSDSGRSVGMMSTGMSEVAQIAQKTLAFSNAMSEKTNNMSLTAQRLRDEIPAIIQASLDATEQRSEARTDLNEQVKGRDKNGEFVTTLFNVSRRGACIAEIERAFDEPIELNLPDYGWAAFRKIWAREGKLGLERI
- a CDS encoding ATP-binding cassette domain-containing protein, which produces MLVVKNLSVHFRQHHGAPLSPIRDVSFSLKRGGVTGLVGGSGAGKSLIAEALIGNLPRNAEITGHMAFDGAPPKPGTLALAPQGRDSLDPLCPVGRQVARFAKLAGRPCDVPALFERLGLSPESLEHSPHALSGGMAKRVLLATALATGADCIIADEPTAGLDGEAADRIMALLASLATGGKAILVISHDLMRLTQIADQMVILEEGQQVDVTSADAFHEGRLAHPFTKALWQAQTWNGFAMAAAEGGENAES
- a CDS encoding ABC transporter substrate-binding protein; its protein translation is MRRSTLLVTVCATLLSATMVNAAPPPLVLAVGGEPEGGFDPIMGWGRYGNPLFQATLLRRDADLEMKGDLATDWSLSDDRLVWTVSLRQDAKFSDGTPLTADDVAFTFNKARDAGGLTDMKILKEARAISPYKVELELNKPQITFTSHLVALGIVPKGSYGDDYARHPVGAGPFKMVEWREGEQLIVEPNPYWYGEKISFPRVTFVFGEEAVALNLARSGAAHLVTVPPTDAEQVPSGMHVQFVDTVDNRGITFPMLPAGTKTENGAPIGNDVTSDRAIRIAINQGMDRKALVALALNGHGTPAYGPVDGLPWDNPDARIEGGDIEQAKATLDAAGWHDEDGDGVREKDGLEARFPLIYPASDSLRQALALGAADQMRALGIIAEPRGLSWDAIGKEMHASPVLFGWGAHDPSEIYSLYHGSNAGVEYYNTGFYHNASVDAHLDAAQSAASFEASLPEWKAAQWDGKTGFSAKGDAPWAWMVNIDHAYWISDCLDIGPVQIEPHGHGYPITQGLPSWKWTCE
- a CDS encoding NAD(P)-dependent oxidoreductase, yielding MAKQGGVGFIGLGTMGKPMALNLIKAGTDLIVWNRTRERCFALEQAGATVALTADELFTRCEMIILMLENDGATDAVLARRQPQFTSRVSGKTIISMSTLSADYAQSLSEDIRAAGGRYVEAPVSGSRKPAQAGQLVGLLAGDEADLQKVRALLAPICKELFDCGAVPGALQMKFAVNSFLITMVTGLAEAWNFALQHHLDMRRFAEILNAGPMASDVSRTKVAKLLAGDFSRQAGIADVFKNSCLVVEAARSVGIPSPLMDRCLELYRETASMDLEEDDMVSVIRAIEGYDLP
- a CDS encoding AAA family ATPase — encoded protein: MPNFISISDATKRLATAERVLVIGCSAAGKSTISLKIAEHFKLEYLSLDRDVIWLPEWTMRKQSDQREILKKLVSRKRWVMDGNSPATFDIRVPRADLVIWLRVPRRVSLMGLARRVLKNYGSVRNAMADGCPERLPDREFLTYIWTFEQKMAPRIIDALNQHGPDVPVVTPRSRKEAESLLGI
- a CDS encoding LysE family translocator, coding for MLQTIPALILFLLPLAYSPGPGNMFFAANGARFGFRSTVPANAGYHIATWAVTAAIGLGFIVALDEYPTLFVALKLAGSLYVLWIAWKMFKSGTLEQQETARPASFWDGVVLLLLNPKAYVIIALMFTQFLDQSKSGWLSEVILITTIFTLNNLVAFSLWALAGDRIADYFRAPSSARILNITFSIALAIVAVWMALQ
- a CDS encoding ATP-binding cassette domain-containing protein, encoding MLKVDGLIHRFGDAMVLDHVALSANTDERIGIVGPSGIGKTTLGRILAGQIRPDGGQVLWNGMDIAAVKGPSPVQLAPQSPELAVDPRWTVADILANGGAIDPAVLDGFGIRANWRTRRARELSGGELARVSLARLILPTTHLLICDEITAQLDAISARQIWQALLSVTLERDIGLIVISHDERLQKAVSTRSFRLEGGQLKHNSRPPSGGALQQENSGLEKTKDHCTQDDKSQAN